TATACgtattgatcaaacttacaacaaaatgcaaataCCAGGAGTCTAAAACgtttcttttatttttccaGGTTATATTTATAGGAAGCAACATTCCAGTACATCCACATGTCTATAGCAATGGTCATATATGTTTATCAATACTTACAGAGGACTGGTCACCAGCATTATCAGTACAATCAGTGTGCCTTAGTATTGTTAGTATGCTTAGTAGCTGTAAAGAAAAGGTATGTAACTCTAGTCTATGTGGTCAATCCCACTGCAGCATTGTTTATTTACAGCCGATTTCTTTCAATCTTGCTGATTTGGTGTCTGGTAAACACACATTGTGGCATGGCACATACTGTGTGTTATCTAATACTAACAACAGAAAGTCTCCTAAAAAGATGCTGTCTCAAGTAACTAATCAGGGTTAATTCCAGGCTGTATCATTGTACAATTTGCACAATAAGATCTTTATTGGCCCTCATATCAGTGTTATACACTGAGGGCGCAGCATTCTCCAAAGGGTAAAGTTCCACACACACATGGCAAACTTAGGCCTGCGGGTAGTTATCTTGGTTATGGTGTGACATGTAAAGCATTAGAGTTACCCATCAACCTTTGCTACATAGATACCCAGTATGTGTACAGTCTTGTTCAGTCTTGCAGTTTTGATGACCATTATGTGATTCTGTGTACTATGGCAAATAGATTTGTATTCTCCAGGGATGATGATAAACTGTTATGTGCCTATAGAGTGACCCTTATGGTCTGCAGTCTTGGCTGATATGTCTGTCTGCTGGTGTCTTCTTGGTGAAATATTTGCCTGTCTGaatgttttatgtttttttatgtCACTAATACTGGTTAACAGTGACATAATTTcattgacatgttgtgtttgcCAGAACTCAAATAGAAGTGAAGTCAGTTGTCATACAGTCTGTGCTTCATCATATGGTCAACGTGGCTATCTTTGATTCATTGAACTTGGAGCATTGCACATCCACTAGTACAAGCAAAAAACACAAAGTTGTTGAAGACATCAATTGACGAGATGGGCTGCACTTGCCCTTtgcattgtgaaaatttttaagTCTGTTGTTCAGTGTCACACCACAAAACTCTTATTAAGTCAGCTTTGTATTTAGTTGTGGAGCCTGTATGTAGGGAAAGGGCTTAACAGTGTTTTCACATTATGAATTATAGACTTCTCAAACCATGGAAGCAGAGGACATCACTCATTTTTGGCTTGAGTGACCTCATGTGACCTTTGAGCGTTTGACCAGAGCAACTCAGGTGGCCGTACTCATACACAATAAGCAGTGTGCAGACACTACAAAGATCATAGTATCAACAGAGTACACTAACAATAAAACcttgcagcaaataaaacagtTTTAATTGATGTAAATTATTGGCGTCAATTTAACAACAAAATTAGAAGTGCAATGGAGTAAAAGTATTTAGCCAATATGTCATCATTATAGTCAGCCAATAATTATGTCATTATTTCAGTACTGAATCCACTAGGCAGATATTACAGGTAAAGTTATTGGTAGcagtgaaaaatgtaaagtAACCTTTGAGAGTTTTGACATCTATTACTTTGTTACGTGCAGGTTTACTGTAGAAAGAAAGACACCTTTTATATTAATGCTGTTTTACTTTTCTTTGCAGAAACGTCCACCAGATAACACATTTTACGTTAGAACATGTAGTAAAAGTCCCAAGAAAACAAAATGGTGGTATCATGGTGAGTACATTCATTACAAGCTATTCTGAAACAACTGGACAGCTCATTGTCAATATGATATGGCTGAAAGTTATAAAAGTAGTCTTATCAAATGGCATATTTTTCTCACAGCAAACGGGAAtttacggtagaatgcgcctccaggacagatattcagaatctcaaatttttactatttttttctgatctgccactggtgacaattcattttaaagctcttggagtaagcaAATTTTTCActctcttagtttttcgaacatcaacattttaatttttcccctaAGAGACAATACAAGAGTGGCagacattttgaatgtcaaaaactggtaaatattgggtaatttgtttctgttgtaccaacatttgcaaagTGACACAAGAGTTTTATTCGTGATTTGGTAAGACAAATGTGAAAcgttttcacttttgaggtgcatactaccttaaccatTCTTTCATGGGATGTCATATTACATATATCTTCTGGCAGATCGTTACAGAGTCATCTGTCGGGTTCAAAAGGCAAAACTCAATGAATGGAGTCGATGTGAGTTTGTTTGCGTGTTTCTATAACTCCCttttgtatgtttgtaaaaAAGATTTAATGATCTGTATTGAAATCACACGAGGTACTGTCTTATGATAATATTTAGGTTGGaatatttgacaatatattATTTAAAAGTATGAAGCttcaaacatacatatacatgtatttaaaaattTAGGTCTTTTTGCTTCAAACACCAGATAAATACATTGGAACGCTTGGTGTCCGACTGTGAGATTTCATAGTTTCAAATACTAGATAAATACATTGGAATGCTTGGTGTTTGACTGTAACATTTCACATTACAGTTGTTTGATCAGAACATCTCTGCTGTCATTTACTTTAGTCATCAATGTAGTCTTGACTTCCAGACCTCAGTCACTTCGCTCTTGCATGATAATCATAGAAAAGTGTGCCGCAAGTGTTGGGAGTTTGACTAGCATTAAGCTCGAAGCAATGTTGTCTGGAGACTACTGATTTCCACATTCCAGGATATTTATACCCACCAATCAAATAGCTCCATCAACATTTGAGATAGTAGGCGAAATTTTGTGCATATTCAATAGAAGAAGAGCTTctaaaaataattacaaagaaCAAGATGAAACTGACAGCATCAATAAACTTGTCACAAGTGActtgtaaacaatcaaatgacaTATCAATTATACGTCAAGACTATCAGGGATTCCCTCAACTTACAGACGTACCACAAGACTGCTAACATGACAGGCACCGTAGCTAGTTTGACTGAAAAAATGGACCTGACAGTAGAAATGAAGAAGTTTGATAATGAGTCTGAGAGACAAGCAGGTTGACGCAAATGCATTTTTTTTAGTGTTCGTTATTTTGACAACTGGATACGGAAAGTCTGTTGTCTTTCAGATCACACTGTTCTGctacaatacaaacaaaagaGGCTTACAATAACACAAGTCCGTCGCCATGGTTCCATCTCAATTAGTGGCTCTGATGAAAGATCAAGTAAATTTTCTGCAGCAACACAAGGTTGATACTATATATTTAGGGGACAGAGGCGTTGCAACAATAAAGCAGAAAATGGAAGATGGAAGCTGCAGGTTGGGACATGCAATTCTCACGTCCCCAGTGcgctgggagtgtgagaacacagtgtgagaacaatttgttctcacactctgtattgttgcgcgaccgaacacctcgtatgtgaaaagtatgttgattggtcaattctgctcagtgcctagttctctgtacgaattatttgacgaatagaacatcgcgtaatgtacaactggcactatagcggacagacgactgaaccgcagagtgaacaggttgttctagatttgagtacggtcagcacggcgtcggcaacaaatacacggaggatgaccgcttttatgttgtaacgggagaattcaggccattacaaACCTATCGGCTAAACGCTCGTCGACATATTTTCTTGAGAAGAACTGCCTTGACAGCGATACAGTTAGCGAAAGACTTCGATGAGCGAGCCATTTGCACACGaggctgtagcagacgacagctttcacgcaatgtcatcaacagatggcaaccagagctgtttcgcaacattttcctcagatgacctggagaattttgtggctgaccaacaaaacaaaattgccatatcggtaatatacatgttaacgtgtttgatatgctcatcaatgaacggaacttcatttttctttgcggaatgatacaaatgaaacaagtgcaatcatgtgctggtttttgatagtataaacctaccacaataaaatgcaattttctaaagatattggagggacgtgagaaaaataatcccacaccccaatgggttgggatggaatgtctcacactcgttggggaattctgtctcacactcgccttcggctcgtgtgagacagaattctccaactcgtgtgagacattccatcccaacccgttggagtgtgggattctattattctctcaatcctggccgctgggagtgcgggatctacggtgtgggaaaaatcgatcccacactctcagaaatcgtcccacactctgcagtaaatattacacaagctctgattggatgataaacagtctgtttcgtTCCACGCATGacatgttatccaatggcacaaCAAGTAACACACGGACTGGAACAACAGTTCAGCTCAGAACTCACTTTCCGACCTCGTTAACGCAAGGCTAACGCAGAGCTAACGCAACGTTAGCGAGCTCTATGACGCTGCGTTAACGCCTATTGTTAAGCCAAACAAAAGAAGCTAACGAGCGCTAACGCACAACAATGGCCGGTGGCCTACCCAGAATATTCATGATTAAATGGTTGACACAATAGCTAGTGGCACATGAGATTTTCCaactcaaaaataaatgttgtaGTTGGTGAAAAACTGGATGAAATCGAATTCTAAGAATAAACAGTGTGAAACATTGCATGCTGTAAAGGGGGTATATCTCAGAAGTACGTAAACTGTTTAATAATTTCACATGCCGATTTTAACTTCACGTAGGCGACCTAAAGCATGGACGTAAAGTCATGCAAGGTTGGAAAATGAGCAAATTACTTCAATAGTTGCCATTGTCGTTGTTCAAAACACAGCGAACGTTTTGTTTCTCCATGTTGATTTTGGTACGTAGCAAAACATCAGTACGAAAGTGTCACTGACATTGCTTCTATCAGCGGTCCTCCGAATATATTGATATCGTTATCGTCCACTGAAGACTTTCTCAaagtttgtaaataaaattaatattctgaataactgctgttcagattttttaaatatttttttgggggggaaaAGAGTAGGGGAATAAAGAAATTTTTGGAAATCATTGTGTCGGAGTCATTATATAATTCAAAACCATTTCGCGCATTTACTTCTTTCCATATCTGTTGGATTACGAAAATTACTTTATCAAATCGTTTTTGTATCTTCAAGGTGTGTTTCATTGCCGaaagtattttatcattatACTGACACGAACCTCGGAGACATGAAAAAGATTTGTTTTTTAGTTCACGTAGGCCTAATCACGCACGATCCCTTTTGTACAGGGACCGTGACGTAAATATACATAACGCTGATTGTAAATCCATGCCCAAGGCCGATGACAGGTTATGTTAATCTCAAGAAAATTGTACATTCGAGTTTTTGTACAGAAAAGAGATTCGTGATTTTCAGTGCCAGACTTGTGCAGCTCATCTGTCTTCATAAATTGTGTCGTTCTTTCATGACAACTACAATTAAAGTATGGTAGCATCGGAGAAGGAGCCAGCACGACTTCGTCCTCAGGCAGCTTGATTGATTCATCCCCCTTACAAACCGTTAACTTATTCGACGTATGAAGTTCGTCGATACTTGCATTTATTAAGTTCACGGAATTATTTTCTTtacctttcagtttgtttaaattttcaaatgtaatgctgaaGTTAAAAAATTTATGTCAAGTGGCAAAATGATCGCAACtgttaaaaaaaatactgacaCGAATTTGCACTGAAAATTGTTGCATACTCATTTGAGACGGCCTTTGGCACATCACCTGATCAGTGCCATGTCGCAACTAATCTTTATTGCAAAATATAGGACAGCacgaaaagaaaataaagacaGTAGTTTCTAGCTTCATGAACAGTATTTAATCGTTCCTtgcaagtaaaaaaaaaattacaatacgAAGTCTCAAGTCTAAAAACAATGAATTCCTTCAAGTTGAACTGATATTTTCACGTATATTATTGCGATCTCTTAATACTTCCGTAAAGCCTTATCAATGTCTACAATACAGCGTTTCCAAACACTAGCGTGGTCGGCAAGTGCAACTGGTTGTGGATAGTACGTGAACACAGCTTGGTAGATAGCGTCATTCCGTCGCGGACTCAACGCCTCCTTCTGCAGGCCTCgacaactacatgtatttcCGCTTACCGTTCTGTTAACCCTCTCTTCAGGTTTGTACACAAGGTACACAAGGCGCTTCGCGAAGTTACCTATCGAAGAGGCACCCGAAAGTGCCTCCTGAACCTTATCCAAAGATACGGTAACTTCGGGAAGTGTCTCTCCCGAAGGGAGGGCTACAGGCACAGGAAGATGAGAAACGTGTTGGGGCGGCATCGATGGAGTGATGACTGGTTGACTGTGAAACTTTAACTGGCGTGGTGCAGGGATGAAGGACGGTGTGGTCAGCGACGTAGGTTGGCATGGAAGGGGGACTGTTGTATGCTGACTAATCGTAGCGGGAGTTTCCTGGGAAGATCTATCTAGTAAGCACCGGAGCATCTGCATCAACTCGTCCTGCTTCTTCTCCAGCCGCTCCAGTCTTTCGGACACATCCAGGCTCCCCTGATTCTGACGGTTGACTGTCTGCGTTGCCTTGTCGGAAATGTCGGTGTCTGTCTAGGTACTTGTGGACTTCGGTATGTTATGTTGCCTGCCGTACTCTTCTACCTGCCGCTGGACTGCTTCCATTTCCTCACCAGTTACAATGACACGGGAACGTTGGTATTGCATGTGGGTACGATGAAGGGTTCGTCGGAAGATTGGCCTGGATCGCCGTTCGCCTCAATCCTGAAggtctgaaaaataaaattcatgtaGAACAGTGTAAGATTGATGAACATGCAAATACATCAAGATCGTTTCTTAGCTTACTACTCGGATCGCGTTTCAGATGTGTAGACATAACGACGTTTTTATCTCTCTGTTGTTTGCTCTTCTAATTACTTTTACAAATTTGGCTTTGAATGTGAAAATACTTACATCTTTAGCTGACCTGGATTTCTTCTGCCTTGAACTGCTAGTAGTATCACTACATGACTGTTgatccaaataaaaaaaatacaaactaCATTTTTACCAGTAACAGTaccaaatatttaattttgcaacCCGGCCGATATCGCAACGTAATACAATGGAATCCAATACTTAGGTAAGATGGCGTATGTCCTTTTAACATTTTTCAGTTGAAATATGGGTAGATGCGCGTTGGAAAGAATAGGCTGACGTTGACTTATGGATTATCTCTGTTGGTAAATAATATCATGAATAATGCTGCGTGCCGACTTACCCTTTTGCTGCCtgtctttgttttgcatctCGTAGTTTCATCAGACGTCTGTGGGCATAAACATCAAGAGTTAGTATGAGAGTGGTAGACTCATAGAAATACCACAAAAACGCCGTCTAAAACTTCACCCGACTTAATAATTTGAGCAAGAATTTCGTTCGTAGTCTATGACATTTACTGGGATACCGTACCCGCTCATCGAGAATAAAGGCTACTTCGATTTCATAATGAGACTAACCACGGTGGAGGGACCGTAGACTAACTTACTCTTTTCAGTGATTCGCTAGACGGAGCTGTATTCTGGGGCTCATCGGTTGAAGGACCTGCCTCTGCCAACATATTACCAAATTCTGCCTCTTTTGTTCCGAGATCTTCTTTGTCATCTGTAAAAAAGGAAACTGACAATATTAATACAAGCAACACTACTATGTTTGATCTACGAGTTGAAACATTGAATGCATATCAACCTAGGCTAAAAAAGCCATATCAGTAATATGCATGTTAATGCATACAACATACCTGACAGTGCTAAGATTTTAGCATCGAGCTTCTTGATCTTATTTCCCTCCTTCCAcgcaaagtaagcaggtcagagtacagtggcagacgacagagtataacgatttttgataatgttgtacgtgtccaatgtgACTTTAACGCATCAttggggatattttgtttcacactcacctgcggctcgtgtgagacaaaatatccccaactcgtgtgagaaatctgatcccaggtccttgggggtgtgagattctattagtcCCATTCGTCTAGGTCAAGGGTCATATGTACAATTTGAATTCAATGCTCAGTCTGCCCAGTTGACATCATCACAATGGAATGCAGTGGCAGTCTTCAGACCCATGGTTGCTTTGCTCCACAACTTGTCTGTCCCTACCGACAGCGACGCACTGTACATTGATGATTTAAATTGCATCAGCAAAGTGAATGAGGTCTGGAAAGCGAGACTATCAGTATCATCAATGGCTCTCAAAGAAGTAGTCACCATGTAATCAGTGATATCTGTTCTAATCCTTTTGTTCATAATTATGTATCTTAGATAATGGTACATTACCATAGACTGCATGTAcctaaaaatgtttaaatttaaagccgcacttttcaatcccaggttctcgcattagtggagttctcttcccagtcaaacacatggccagtacggtgtttgatttctataacattaattacacaaattgatttcaatcttttgtcaccttttgctaatcctgcaaacagagcttatataaccgcttgtttgacggtcggttcaaatttccaacggtcatttattccccgGCACCACACTCGAACGTCTTCCAGTCatgttagaatttgaatataaccattGAGTTCGATCagcagcagcttcgtgctgaccgcttggcagtctgtcagcgttttcGCGgttggaaaaaactaaaaagtggcattttctggagcgtgtgccctcatgttgcctgtttggtgtccacttacacaatgaacgccgccataggttggcacccttttaaagggaggctctgcCTTTAATGGAATCCTATACATTTACTGAAATtacctgtagctgtaacttttgttaGCTCTTTTATTGTCCTTGTTTTAAACATCAATTGGCAAGTTCTTGATCTACATACCAAACCATTTGGAAATGcacactatttagcttgtcaacacagtgttcATGCATGAAAACTGCATTATTATCGTCAACTCATGTGAGCTCAGATTGATGAAAGTTTTGGATGACTGATCATGTCAGAAAATCAGTTTTTCATGttgtcaataattgactttACTGGTCAAGTCTTACATGATATCATTGCCTTTCTTTGCAGATGACAAGGTGTAAAGATGGTCCTCTTAAAGAGATACGTCACAAAGTACTCAGTCTTACACTCAACACCCAGGATGCAATatcttcaaacatttttacagaATGCAAAACTACATCACTCAAGAGCTTTTACTCCATAACGTTGATTGAACGTGATGGATACGGACTGATGCCAATCATATGAAGACTGTACTATGTACAGGGAACCATTGCAGAGCACACGTTGCTATTGATGCTGTAATGTAACCATTTACAATGTTGCTTTGGTCATGTAGGAACTGTTTGGGATATGTGGGAATTAACATCCGGCATTTTCAGGGAGGGAGATAGACTAGAGAACCTGCCCATAGTCTGCAATGAGTAAGTTTCTCCATCCTCtagtatgtatatgtattttagGGCAGCTGCCACACGTGTTCAGTATTTCATTAGCAGCAAATGCATTTATATCTGACCAGTCTGAAACATGGACTGACCTACCGCTAACTGTCTTGTACTGTGtgtacctacatgtatgtagtGGTTCAACCatatcattgaaaacaatggggtcCAATGGAAGACCAATCTGAAGAATACTCATTTCATGCTCAGCACTATTATGATTCAGCATTACCCTAGGGAGTCATGTTTCATATAAAAGGCACCCTAAGATTACCACTATTTGACTGTTCTACAGCTGCGTTAAACTAATGAAAAAGTTGAAATATGTGCTTTCTAGTAAACCCTTTTTTTCTTATGAAAACCAGTTGCCTTCTATTGTGCCTGTGATGTTGAACCATAGCAGCTTGCCCTATTCCTTTATATATCAGAAGTGCCATCTACCAAACCAAAGCTTGCAACTACTAAACATGATAATGGTTGAAAGCTATGCATGGTTGAAATCTGTATGCATGATCATGTATGTCGTGCTAAACCTAGTGATGGCATTAAGTGCACTGGAAAATCGGATACAGTATGTGTGTTGGAAAGTCAgttaatttcaaatatgaaactGTTTTCAACTGGAAAAGCTGATTTCTATTAGAAATTGCTCATTCATATTTCTCTGTCACATTTCTCTGTTTCTAACCTtttaaggtagcgactcaggttcattgtcacttattttcaatcctcattttcacaaagaagacgtggtcacacacccgacatgtggtactttttttatctgctcagtcaccgaagagttcagaaaatttgttagttttttaaaaacagtgcgcatacggctgttttactcaaaaacacgtattttttagtttttttactcaaaaaagtgtaagtacaaatctccaatcggccttggtgatctgtttacggcaatcgacggctgggtatactgggcaaaaaaccgtgtcccggatttttgaaattcgcttttgttttcgcacaatgcaccttcaaagtgtcaacttgacgttttttgcataaattatcggcctttgttcacgtttgtcaggatatcttcacttccaggccctttatcggaaatctgagacacggtctttcagatatattcattcactgtccacaggtgaaaaatcagtcTAGTCTGTCCAGGCGgcgccgacttatacttatttgaataatgtacgcactgccaaaaacggaactgagaaaatcgacgatttgtgtaaacgacctatgcgtcacacattgtgaccaagaagtccgactcgtgcactattttctgcgaattttcttacaccaggactaagtttaaatatttagagtcagtttttggaattttgaatatgtttaggattgcagattgtgtgaaaatagaaagaaattatacactgaactggcaaatgcttagtgccagcagtgggtagtatttacacaacaaacacagaggggtacttagcgatttaatccatttttggaacgtttaactagtagattaactgtatacttatgtctcaacggttacaatctggttaccagagttcacagtcaagacgaagacgtcgaaacttgcgtaaaaaagtctatccgatcgagacttatgtgctgtcgtcgcgcgatcgcgtcgggcattcaattgttcttgactcaagttgtctacttcctgtctcgcgatcggcaatttatgcatgttctttgtgaaaagtgattgtcaagttcatgttagcgccgacactgtgcgaacgggacgtcacttgctagttttcctacctcaagatgagacgaacacacgtaactcttgacaacataaaaagtctgtcgtattttcttagcttttgcaccacactgcaaacttgtcgccctttgttacgacgggagagatttactcgtgttattttttcaaactttatttatatgtgttcttgtaccgattttatcaaactaataataatcacgccgtagcgtagaacgCTATACCAGCGCAAacataattatttcggagatttttacttttagtcaaactttcgatgactgacctcatatagcaaaaattgctagtttcagcacttctagaagttgagccgggtttgttttacgttcagtgttgaggtccagcgagcagctgtggagtctgcgaGTAATTGATAAGTGTAGACAACACGTacacaagaatcatttgtgaaccctcgcagaaaaggcatgaaataaaaaaaaatatttgcatttcgtttcgaaaaattagcagatcggtgaacttgctcttgtgaatctacattatgtgtgtatgaactcctgcactggcttgggaaactccttgacataaatgtcgcgtGATGTCGGGTACGGTTTCTCAGCATACACGAAAAGACTGCACGATAGAAaactcgagtttaaaaatataaaagaacacgatactaacaccaagcatgtacagcaagagtgataaaattatcgcaactaacagaagtctcatctcgctcaggctaatttttggactcgggtatgtaatcagcatagcctaatatgtccgaaaagcagcgtgtcaaatactttcatagttgttgaactgagcacgtctccgttatcgtctgcgtcctcggccaaatctgactcttcactgcattcttgatcgttattgcagggagtatgagccaaagtcgaactgttttatatttaaatcgacctttgcgcacgttgGCGTCTTTTTCAGGTCTgcttttgtggacctcgcttgctttttcgatggtacggagcgcgagcgccggctttggtctgctcgacgtgtttgccgtaccgatacatgcggagttcaaaaTGCTGAGCCTAACGTTgaagctagcgcatgcgcactataccgcaaagcctatacataatctctgcgtgtttatcaaagatatcgtggtcggtaatccgcgacTGTTAAgaaaaaagggaaataatggcacgcggtgtagctgatagtttgccattttagtaatatttcaggaatttcccggtacgatgtgacccaacccctttccccaaaagaaagaccacgtgtcagtggttcgaaatttgaaataaaaaaaaaattgctaaaattgacctttgaacctgagtcgcatcgttaatatgctttatttcat
The DNA window shown above is from Ptychodera flava strain L36383 chromosome 5, AS_Pfla_20210202, whole genome shotgun sequence and carries:
- the LOC139134096 gene encoding ubiquitin-conjugating enzyme E2 W-like, which codes for MASMQRRLQKELMQLQKDPPPGVSVNIESTSSTINQWIVDLEGAPGSLYEGEKFQLRFKFGPRYPFDSPEVIFIGSNIPVHPHVYSNGHICLSILTEDWSPALSVQSVCLSIVSMLSSCKEKKRPPDNTFYVRTCSKSPKKTKWWYHDDKV
- the LOC139132638 gene encoding uncharacterized protein: MGLIESHTPKDLGSDFSHELGIFCLTRAAVSFFTDDKEDLGTKEAEFGNMLAEAGPSTDEPQNTAPSSESLKRTSDETTRCKTKTGSKRSCSDTTSSSRQKKSRSAKDTFRIEANGDPGQSSDEPFIVPTCNTNVPVSL